In Raphanus sativus cultivar WK10039 unplaced genomic scaffold, ASM80110v3 Scaffold0251, whole genome shotgun sequence, one DNA window encodes the following:
- the LOC108832331 gene encoding B3 domain-containing protein REM7-like: protein MICLTLSSFCFLIDLMAQPQELHFFQPLLPGFQTYLTIPIVFFSKHIQGKTNGNTWTLTSDATDQTWQVIQEERRLTRGWKEFAEAHDLRIGDIVIFKLEGSMVFHVTPFGPSCCDIQYTSMLVVT from the exons ATGATTTGTCTAACTTTGTCTAGCTtttgtttcttgattgatttg ATGGCGCAACCGCAAGAACTTCATTTCTTCCAACCTTTGCTTCCTGGATTCCAGACTTACTTG ACAATACCCATTGTATTTTTCTCCAAGCACATCCAAGGGAAGACGAATGGGAACACATGGACACTAACATCCGACGCTACGGATCAAACATGGCAAGTGATACAAGAAGAGAGGCGACTCACCCGAGGTTGGAAGGAGTTCGCTGAGGCACATGACCTTCGAATAGGAGACATTGTCATCTTCAAACTCGAAGGTTCCATGGTCTTTCACGTCACTCCCTTTGGTCCGAGCTGCTGTGACATCCAGTACACATCTATGTTGGTTGTGACTTGA
- the LOC130501667 gene encoding uncharacterized protein LOC130501667 has protein sequence MTHPEEEYSHMKALKRHNDMLGFVADAEYGVPTKCPCGGGIIPEVSPCNKFPNDFDTQPGRRYFTCKNFENNGLHFRTPWVFAIQDEVTKLVHRVEEMAEEIDRLKSQLYQLHRP, from the exons ATGACTCATCCCGAAGAGGAGTACAGTCACATGAAGGCCTTGAAGAGACACAACGACATGCTTGGTTTCGTGGCTGATGCGGAGTACGGCGTCCCGACCAAGTGCCCGTGTGGTGGAGGTATCATTCCTGAGGTATCTCCCTGTAACAAGTTTCCCAATGATTTTGATACGCAACCTGGAAGGAGGTACTTCACCTGCAAAAACTTTGAG AATAATGGTCTCCACTTTCGTACGCCGTGGGTGTTCGCGATTCAGGACGAAGTTACAAAGTTAGTACACCGTGTCGAAGAGATGGCTGAGGAGATTGATCGCCTCAAGTCTCAGCTTTACCAACTTCACCGTCCATGA